A genomic segment from Geitlerinema sp. PCC 7407 encodes:
- a CDS encoding ABC transporter permease subunit gives MLSAYLEAIFSGVSIGAVLLMAALGLAIVFGLMGVINMAHGELIMLGAYVTFLVQNGCKALGGVWFEFYIVPALILAFGVTAIAGLLLERTVIRHLYGRPLETLLATWGVSLILQQFVRSVNWQLAIGLALFSGLFWGGLAVLARRPNYEQIRQWAIALLLPLSAGLAWAVGAFLGQAYAPAMVRPWFGAQNVAVTAPPWLLSGLPIADFRLPYYRIFIIVVTAICVAGIYWFLQRSRWGLRIRAVMQNRSMSACLGIPTQTVDALTFSLGSGLAGIAGCALSLLGPVGPNTGQSYIVDTFVVVVLGGVGKLMGTIVAAIAIGIVNQLISAGTLVAAFQPLGAVADFFDVFDSPSMSKVLVFTLIVVFLQFRPAGFFPQKGRTVDA, from the coding sequence TTGCTATCTGCTTATTTGGAGGCTATTTTCAGCGGGGTCAGTATCGGGGCCGTCCTATTGATGGCGGCTCTGGGGCTGGCGATCGTGTTCGGCCTGATGGGCGTGATCAATATGGCCCACGGGGAGCTGATCATGCTGGGGGCCTACGTCACCTTCTTGGTCCAAAATGGCTGCAAGGCCCTGGGGGGTGTCTGGTTTGAGTTTTATATTGTCCCGGCCTTGATTTTGGCCTTTGGGGTGACGGCGATCGCCGGTCTGCTCCTGGAGCGCACTGTGATTCGGCACCTCTACGGCCGCCCCCTGGAGACGCTGCTGGCGACCTGGGGCGTGAGCCTGATTTTGCAGCAGTTTGTGCGCAGCGTGAACTGGCAGCTGGCCATCGGGCTGGCGCTGTTCAGCGGCCTATTTTGGGGCGGGTTGGCGGTGTTGGCCCGCCGTCCCAACTATGAACAGATTCGCCAGTGGGCGATCGCCCTCTTGCTGCCCCTGTCGGCGGGACTTGCTTGGGCCGTCGGCGCTTTTCTGGGTCAGGCCTACGCGCCTGCCATGGTGCGGCCCTGGTTCGGGGCCCAAAACGTGGCGGTGACGGCCCCGCCCTGGCTGCTCAGCGGCCTGCCGATCGCCGATTTTCGGCTGCCCTACTACCGCATTTTCATCATCGTCGTGACGGCGATCTGCGTTGCGGGCATCTACTGGTTCTTGCAGCGATCGCGCTGGGGCCTGCGGATTCGAGCCGTCATGCAAAACCGCAGCATGAGCGCCTGTCTGGGCATCCCCACCCAAACCGTCGACGCCTTGACCTTCTCCCTCGGCTCGGGCCTAGCGGGAATCGCGGGCTGCGCCCTGAGCCTGCTGGGACCGGTCGGCCCGAACACTGGCCAGAGCTACATCGTGGACACCTTCGTGGTGGTGGTGTTGGGGGGCGTCGGCAAGCTGATGGGGACCATCGTCGCGGCGATCGCCATCGGCATCGTCAATCAGCTCATCAGCGCCGGAACCTTGGTAGCTGCCTTCCAGCCCTTGGGCGCAGTGGCCGATTTCTTCGATGTGTTTGACTCGCCCAGCATGTCCAAGGTGCTGGTCTTCACCTTGATTGTGGTCTTTTTGCAGTTCCGACCGGCGGGCTTTTTCCCGCAAAAGGGACGGACCGTCGACGCCTAG
- the urtA gene encoding urea ABC transporter substrate-binding protein, translating into MVRRIGRRKFLIYGSAAFGTSFLLKACSTPSNTSPSGASPTASPASSPAASSGNTIKVGILHSLSGTMSISEKSVVEAEQLAIKEINAAGGVLGKQIEAIVEDGASDWPTFAEKARKLIDQDRVATVFGCWTSASRKAVLPVFEEKNHMLWYPVQYEGQECSKNIFYTGAAPNQQIEPSVQWLLDNKGKDFFLVGSDYVFPRTANNIIKAQLASLGGNVVGEDYLPLGGVEVAPLVTKIRQALPNGGVIYNTLNGDSNVAFFKQLQGAGLTPDKYPTMSVSIAEEEVKAIGVEYLKGHYAAWNYFQTVESPASQKFVEAFKGEYGSDRVVNDPMEAAYIMVYLWKQAVEKAGTADDLERVRAAALGQTFDAPEGPVKLNNNHHLSKTVRIGEVRDDGLFEIVYATDAPVDPLPWNQFVADTKGFACDWSDPAKGGKYKV; encoded by the coding sequence ATGGTACGGCGAATTGGTCGGCGCAAATTTCTGATCTACGGTTCTGCGGCCTTTGGCACCAGCTTCTTGCTCAAAGCTTGTAGCACCCCTTCAAACACTTCCCCCTCCGGCGCTAGCCCCACGGCCAGCCCCGCCAGCTCCCCCGCCGCCAGCAGTGGCAACACCATCAAAGTGGGCATCTTGCACTCCCTCAGTGGCACCATGTCCATCAGCGAAAAGAGCGTGGTCGAAGCTGAACAGCTCGCCATCAAAGAAATTAATGCGGCTGGGGGCGTCCTCGGCAAGCAGATCGAAGCGATCGTCGAAGATGGCGCGTCGGACTGGCCCACCTTTGCCGAGAAAGCCCGCAAGCTGATCGACCAAGACCGAGTGGCCACCGTGTTTGGCTGCTGGACCTCGGCCAGCCGCAAAGCCGTCTTGCCCGTCTTCGAAGAGAAAAACCACATGCTGTGGTACCCCGTCCAGTACGAGGGTCAAGAGTGCTCGAAGAATATCTTCTACACCGGCGCGGCTCCCAACCAGCAAATCGAGCCCTCGGTGCAGTGGCTCCTCGACAACAAGGGCAAAGACTTCTTCTTGGTCGGCTCTGACTACGTTTTTCCCCGCACCGCCAACAACATCATCAAGGCGCAGCTCGCCTCCCTCGGCGGCAACGTCGTCGGCGAAGACTATCTGCCCCTGGGCGGCGTCGAAGTCGCGCCCTTGGTGACCAAAATTCGCCAAGCCCTGCCCAACGGCGGCGTCATCTACAACACCCTCAACGGCGACAGCAACGTCGCTTTCTTTAAGCAGCTCCAGGGCGCCGGCCTGACCCCGGACAAGTACCCCACTATGTCGGTGAGCATCGCTGAAGAAGAGGTCAAGGCCATTGGCGTCGAGTACCTCAAGGGTCACTACGCAGCCTGGAACTACTTCCAGACAGTAGAGAGCCCCGCCAGCCAGAAGTTTGTGGAGGCCTTCAAGGGTGAGTACGGCAGCGATCGCGTGGTGAATGACCCCATGGAGGCCGCCTACATCATGGTCTACCTCTGGAAGCAGGCGGTCGAAAAGGCAGGGACGGCAGACGATCTGGAGAGAGTGCGCGCGGCGGCCCTCGGCCAGACCTTCGATGCGCCCGAAGGCCCCGTAAAGCTCAACAACAACCATCACCTGTCCAAGACGGTGCGCATTGGCGAAGTGCGCGATGACGGCCTGTTTGAAATCGTCTACGCCACCGATGCGCCGGTCGATCCGCTGCCCTGGAACCAGTTTGTCGCGGATACCAAGGGATTTGCCTGTGACTGGTCCGACCCGGCCAAGGGCGGCAAATACAAGGTTTAG